The genomic DNA gatatcaaactttgtcaagaatcactttggattcagattgactcagtgagattggtaaaagctacaaggactataagttatagttagttgtcttattaaactctcattgcatttgtacttaaatgtttttgacatcatcaaatatattaacttgtatattttgcataatttacaagttgggggagattgttagatatatttgagatgtcatgtctaatatgatttatgtttagttttcagaacttaacaacaggacatatcaggacttactgaaatcagaacttactgaagtcagaacttaatatcataacttaaggtgtcagaagatacatatcagtacttaagtgcgggaagactttcagataaggaatgcggctgatttacaggagaagatctggactaaaacaaaaaaagatacgcatgaagagttagaggactagaagacttgtagaagatatctaattgatatattttaagagacaaaattatattccatatcaattagaatatatcttgtaactgtgtattatataaacacaacttagggtttacactatatgtgttatcattatcgagaaacattattcattgtaacctagaagctcttagtgatatttgttcattactgagagagaacaacagttcatattataacagagtttattgaatatacttgatctttgttacatacttgtgttcaaatcaatttgattgtataaacactgtattcaacccctttctacagtattgtgtgacctaacaagatatgttttgttttattatattttcttattgtcatgtaaacttggtgatatatataaaccaagtgtagtaagtagaataactaactaagtagatacattttcagagaaacatatcaagttatatcctgtaagcatttctctgaagtcttagttgttcaaacttgtaagcatTTGTAtgctattcaagcttcacagggttctcatctgatatatatatatatatatatatatatatatggtggatacttgcaaatccaccagaaagttttaaaaacttttgtttttattacttagtgttttgattactattactctttcattccgcacaactgctaatcaaacactattatatttatcaaggtagaactattttaaaatctgaaaagtagcaagaattacattcaactcgccttttgtaattcttgttgtattgttagggaataacagatAATATTGATCTTGCTTCACAGAGTATGAGTAGTTAAATTTTGTCAGATTTATCTTATTTCCAGGAATGGCCATCATTATCAATATTCTGATTTTCCAATTTAATTGCAAATGTTTCACTTAGGCAGAATTTTGGTATGAACGACAGTCGATTACCTTCTCCCGTGGCTGCCAACTTGATTAGTAATTTTGATGACACATATGATGGAACACATGTGGAAGAACAACTTTTTGACGAAGGTATTTTTATCATTACTTTATTCAAAATTATGCAGGTTTGTCACAggtaattaaataaatttaattaatgcACTTTTTTATTTTGGTAATACTGTAGAAGCTGAACCCGTGGATTTTCCTGGGATTGATCTTTGGGAAGGTTATGTTAATATTGGTCCGCCAACCTCAACATGTGTTAAGTGTGGTGCCCGTATGTGGAACATGGAACGGAATAACAAATCCAACAAAAACATTTCTCCTACCTTCTCTCTATGCTGCAAGAATGGACAAGTTCAGCTCTCACCAGAGAAACAACCTCTTGAGCCACTAAGATCATTACTATATGGAAACGACAAGACAATCCACTTTAAGTTAAACCATCGTCTTTACAATTCATTATTTGCGATATGTTCCGGTGGTGGTAAAATAGATCACAAAATAAATAATGGATGAGCACCCTATTGCTTTAAGGTCAAAGGTCAAAATCTTCACCTTCTTGGTAGTATGCTTCCAGCAGATGGTGATCTCCCAAATTTTTTCAAGTATGCATCTATGATACTAAAAATGAACTGGAGAATAGAATGAATCTAATTGGTGGATGCAGACATGAAATTGATGAGAGCATTGTTGAAGCTTTGATGGACATGTTAAATCATCATAGTGAATTGGTTAGGCAATTTCATACCGCACGTGAGCGCTTCAAAGACAATGAACAGGATGAGTTTAGATTGGTTCTCTTATCTTTTCAATCAGCGAGTGGTCGTCCTAATAGAATTGGACAAACAGATGAGGATGGAGGTCTGATAGTAAGTACTAATGGAGATTCATTAGGTTTTCGTGATACAATTGTGGAAACGCGTACAAAATCGCTTCAAAGGGTTTGGGAAACTGATTTTTTTATGCAGCTCCAGTATCCACTTTTGTTCTCCCGTGCAGATGAAGGTTTTTAGACAAAGATTCCATTGAATAAAACAAAAATGTTTAAATCAGCCGATATAAATCCCGATGATAATGATTTTGAAAAGAAACATAGTCATACAAAGATtccattaaataaaataaaaatgtcGAAATCAGCTGATATAAATCGCAATGataatgattttaaaaagaaACATCGAGAATATGTTTCCATGAAAAAATACTATTGCTATACCGTAACCTCTCATATGAAAAGTTTTTTCCAGGATATGTTTACTAGCTTCATCAAATTGATCAGAATTTATCATATACCACATTACCTAAATCATTTTTTATGTGTTAGGGTTGACTCTGCATTTATCAGGTCATTGGTGGCAACATTATGTCATTGATGCCTTTTGTGCAATTGAACAATATCGGTTGGATTGGGTTACTACTCACCAAACAACTATAAGGTCGGAGCTGTATACTTCTATCCAAGATGCTTTGCATAAAGGTAATCACGATCACAATTATGTTGGGAAAGCTGTTGTATTACCTGCATCCTTCACAGGTTCGCAAAGGTATATGTCACAATATTTTAAGGATGCACTTGCGTTATGTAGGGCTATTGGACACCCTTCTCTTTTTCTGACAATGACATGTAATACAAAGTGGCCTGAAATAACCAAGATGATGAAATCTTTACCGGGTGTTGATGTGTGTGATGAACCTGACAAAGTGTCCAGAGTTATTAAACTCAAGTTGGATCAGCTAATGCATttgataaagaagaaaaactaCTTTGGAAAATGTATATGAGGTATTTTTTTATTAACCTTTCCTCTTATGATAGTTTAGAAACTCTTTACTCTGAGCATTTAATTCTAACGCATTATACAGTTATGCATGTAATAGAATTTCAGAAACGGGGTCTCCACACATGCATATGTTGATTTGGCTACACCCGGATTCTAGGCCCAAAACAGTTGCTCAAATAGATGCTCTGGTCAGTGCTGAAATACCTGACAAAGATACAAATCTTGTTGGTTATGCCGCTGTCAGCAATTACATGATTCATGGGCCCTGTGGAGTTGACAACACCTATTCACCTTGCATGGTTAAAGGAAGATGTATGAGACACTTTCCTAAGAGGTATCATACAATGTTATAAATAGAGATTTTTTATATTTACATGGTttaaattaatcaatttaaaCCAACATCATATTACTATATTTAGGATTGTTGCCATGTAATTATATACATAATTGGATTATTTTTTAACAGGACATATCGGTATATTCATTGTAGGTTCAATGGTAACACGTATATTGATGATTGTGGTTTTCCCATTTATCACAGACGCAACACTGGCAGAAGTATAAAAATGAAAGGTATTTTTTTGGGCAATAGGTTTGTTGTTCCATTTAATAGAGACTTATTAGTTCTTTTTCAATGCCATATAAATCTTGAGGTATATAACAGTGCTCGGTCCCTTAACTATCTATTCAAATATTGTCTTAAAGGTCATGATACTGCTACTATGGTCCTAAAACAAATCAATGCCTGATAGTAGTGTATCGAAGAAGCAATCCTATTTAAATGAAGTAAAGCGATATCTTCATGGTCGTTATGTTTGTGCCTCTGAAGTAGCATGGAGAATATATGGTTTTGATGTACATTCTCGGTTGCCATCTGTTGATAGATTACCTATTCATTTACCTGGAAACAAGTATGTCAGTTTTAGAACAGGTACAACACTATCCGAAGTTGTTCAGCAAGCTGATAGTAAAAGGACAAAACTTGAGGTTTGGTTTGAAGCTAATAAAGAATTTCCAGCCGCTCGAGATTTTACCTATGCTGAATTTCCTACACATTTTATGTGGCTACCCCGAGAGTTTAAATGGAGACCTCTCCGAAGAGGTGATATAGTTGGCAGATTAACAAAAGTACATGCTACTGGCGGTGATTTATTGTATCTCCACATGCTACTTATGCGGAGAAAAGGTTGTACTTCATTTGACGAGCTAAGGATGGTTGAAGGTCATGTTTTTAAAAGTTTCAAGGAAGCATGTGCTGCTATGGGGCTTCTTCAGAATGACAGTCAATGGCATGAAGCAATGGTTGAGAATTTGTACTCATCTCTTGTGAAACAGCTCCGTGAAATATTTGTTAACATTTTGGCATATTGCTCAATCTCTGATCCGCTGATTTTATGGAATGCTCAGTGGAAATGTATGTCAGACGATATCATCCGTAGAGAATGTCATAATGCGAATATACAACTCCCAGATTGTGACATTCAAAATTTTGCTCTTGCGGGTATGACTATCTTTAAATTTGGCATTCATTCTCAATATTTATATCTCTTTCTACTCTTTAGTCATTTTTTGTTTGCGATGAACGGATTATAAAACAATCTGTATTTTCCATAATTACAAATTTTGAATACATAATTTGACTAAAAACGTtaaactattttataattattcttgCAGAAATTGAAAAACTTATGAATGATATTGGAA from Apium graveolens cultivar Ventura chromosome 5, ASM990537v1, whole genome shotgun sequence includes the following:
- the LOC141660514 gene encoding uncharacterized protein LOC141660514 codes for the protein MPDSSVSKKQSYLNEVKRYLHGRYVCASEVAWRIYGFDVHSRLPSVDRLPIHLPGNKYVSFRTGTTLSEVVQQADSKRTKLEVWFEANKEFPAARDFTYAEFPTHFMWLPREFKWRPLRRGDIVGRLTKVHATGGDLLYLHMLLMRRKGCTSFDELRMVEGHVFKSFKEACAAMGLLQNDSQWHEAMVENLYSSLVKQLREIFVNILAYCSISDPLILWNAQWKCMSDDIIRRECHNANIQLPDCDIQNFALAEIEKLMNDIGKSLKDFPTMPYPPGSLFYNSGNGLIAEETGYDTEQMKRQHDENYIKLNREQNEVYEAIFESVNFNKGEQFFVYGSGGCGKIFVYQILLCRLHSERKIVFPVASLGIVAIFLDGGRTAHSRFHIPIIVDQCSVAGIKHGKNVAELLKNTILIIWDEAPMQHRHGIYSVDKCLRDIMALLLIPVDHQGHLVE